The following are encoded in a window of Jeotgalibacillus aurantiacus genomic DNA:
- the galE gene encoding UDP-glucose 4-epimerase GalE: MAILVTGGAGYIGSHAVLALQRLNKEVVVVDSLQTGHQRSLQNGVPFYQGDLKDAAFLDHVFTTHDIDAVIHFAANSLVGESMENPFKYFDNNVGGTLSLLTAMNKYNVKKIVFSSTAAAYGEPESVPIKETDRTEPTNPYGESKLAVEKMLKWADQAYGLKYAVLRYFNVAGADHEGFVGEDHNPETHLIPIILQVALGKRDEIKIFGDDYKTEDGTCIRDYIHVSDLVDAHLLALEKIAQTGQSNTYNLGNGSGFSVKEVIKAARAVTGHPIPAKVEARRAGDPAVLIASSEKAQRELGWKPVYTDMEKIIETAWNWFQKHPDGYGQGRGGHTS; this comes from the coding sequence TTGGCGATTTTAGTAACGGGCGGTGCCGGTTATATCGGAAGTCATGCTGTTTTAGCCTTACAGCGTTTAAATAAAGAAGTGGTTGTGGTGGACAGCCTGCAGACCGGTCATCAGAGATCACTTCAAAACGGTGTTCCTTTTTACCAGGGTGACCTGAAAGATGCTGCGTTTCTGGATCACGTTTTTACAACTCATGATATTGACGCGGTAATCCATTTTGCGGCGAATTCACTTGTCGGAGAAAGCATGGAGAACCCATTTAAATACTTTGATAACAATGTTGGCGGGACACTTAGCCTGCTGACGGCGATGAATAAATACAATGTTAAAAAAATCGTCTTTTCTTCAACAGCGGCTGCCTACGGTGAACCGGAATCTGTGCCGATCAAGGAGACAGACCGGACTGAGCCGACAAATCCTTACGGGGAATCCAAACTTGCGGTGGAAAAAATGCTGAAGTGGGCGGACCAGGCATATGGACTGAAATATGCGGTACTCCGTTATTTCAATGTGGCCGGTGCGGATCATGAAGGGTTCGTGGGTGAAGACCACAATCCCGAAACGCATCTCATTCCGATTATTTTACAGGTGGCGCTTGGCAAGCGTGATGAAATTAAGATATTTGGAGATGATTACAAGACAGAGGATGGTACTTGTATTCGTGATTATATTCACGTTTCAGATTTGGTGGACGCTCATTTGCTGGCACTTGAAAAGATCGCGCAGACTGGACAGAGTAATACCTATAATCTTGGAAACGGCAGCGGATTCAGTGTGAAGGAAGTCATTAAAGCAGCCCGTGCTGTAACGGGACATCCGATTCCTGCGAAAGTGGAAGCAAGACGCGCAGGGGATCCTGCAGTATTGATTGCTTCTTCTGAAAAAGCACAGCGTGAACTTGGCTGGAAGCCTGTCTATACGGATATGGAAAAAATCATCGAGACCGCCTGGAACTGGTTTCAGAAGCATCCGGATGGATATGGTCAGGGCAGAGGGGGACATACATCATGA
- a CDS encoding manganese efflux pump MntP — protein sequence MEFTILLALALGMDAFSAGIAVGSRKLSPFVKWGVSVLTGLLHIILPLSGMLIGSHLLEAVNWIGVVLMTLIGFQMIFAGFKKRSEEVPPMSIINWVAFSFAVSLDSLSVGITLGLTNIQDWTAVLPFGIAAFLLTRIGLALGQVVTLTAGRFSEVIGGSILIGLAMRMVQG from the coding sequence TTGGAATTTACGATTTTACTTGCCCTGGCTCTCGGAATGGATGCTTTCTCAGCAGGGATCGCTGTCGGTTCTCGAAAGCTCTCGCCGTTTGTGAAATGGGGGGTCAGTGTGTTGACGGGGTTGTTACATATTATCCTGCCACTAAGCGGTATGCTGATCGGCAGTCACCTATTGGAGGCTGTTAATTGGATTGGTGTGGTTCTGATGACTTTAATTGGATTTCAGATGATTTTTGCAGGATTTAAAAAGCGGTCGGAAGAAGTCCCGCCTATGTCCATAATAAATTGGGTCGCGTTTTCATTTGCAGTCAGCCTGGACAGCCTTTCTGTTGGCATTACGCTTGGCTTGACCAATATTCAGGATTGGACAGCTGTCCTTCCGTTTGGCATTGCAGCCTTTCTTTTGACCCGGATAGGACTTGCTCTTGGTCAGGTTGTAACACTTACGGCAGGAAGATTTAGTGAAGTGATTGGAGGGAGTATATTAATTGGTCTTGCCATGAGAATGGTACAAGGCTAG
- the prfA gene encoding peptide chain release factor 1, whose translation MFDRLQAVEDRYDKLNELLSDPEIVNDTKKLREYSKEQSDLTPTVEAYRRYKEVSEQHKDAKEMLNEKLDSDMRDMVKEEVNELSAELEELEERLRILLLPKDPNDDKNVIMEVRGAAGGDEAALFAGDLYRMYSRYAESQGWKIEVMDASTTGVGGYKEITFMINGTGAYSKMKYENGAHRVQRVPETESGGRIHTSTATVACLPEVEEVEVDINEKDIRVDTFASSGPGGQSVNTTMSAVRLTHLPTGVTVSMQDEKSQIKNKEKAMKILRARIYDKFQQEAQAEYDAVRKSAVGTGDRSERIRTYNFPQNRVTDHRIGLTIQKLDQILQGKMDEVINALIMEEQSAKMESMNNGDSL comes from the coding sequence ATGTTTGATCGTTTACAAGCGGTAGAAGACCGTTATGATAAATTAAATGAATTACTAAGTGATCCTGAGATCGTCAATGATACAAAAAAGCTGCGTGAGTATTCTAAGGAGCAGTCTGATCTGACGCCAACGGTTGAAGCGTACCGCCGTTATAAAGAGGTGTCTGAGCAGCATAAAGATGCCAAGGAAATGCTCAATGAAAAGCTTGATTCTGACATGCGCGACATGGTGAAAGAGGAAGTAAATGAGCTTTCTGCTGAGCTTGAAGAGCTTGAAGAGCGACTGCGCATTCTGTTACTGCCTAAGGATCCAAATGATGATAAAAACGTTATCATGGAAGTTCGCGGTGCTGCTGGTGGAGATGAAGCGGCGCTGTTTGCTGGTGACCTTTACCGTATGTACAGCCGTTATGCAGAATCTCAAGGCTGGAAAATTGAAGTGATGGATGCGAGCACGACAGGTGTTGGCGGTTATAAAGAAATTACGTTTATGATCAACGGAACGGGTGCTTACTCCAAGATGAAATATGAAAATGGCGCGCACCGCGTTCAGCGTGTTCCTGAGACAGAATCAGGAGGACGTATTCACACGTCCACGGCAACGGTTGCGTGTCTTCCTGAGGTGGAAGAAGTGGAAGTGGATATTAACGAGAAAGATATCCGCGTTGATACGTTTGCGTCGAGTGGACCGGGTGGACAGTCGGTTAATACAACGATGTCTGCTGTTCGTCTGACGCATTTACCGACAGGGGTTACGGTTTCCATGCAGGATGAAAAATCGCAGATTAAAAATAAAGAAAAAGCGATGAAAATTCTGCGTGCCCGTATTTATGACAAGTTCCAGCAGGAAGCGCAGGCAGAATATGATGCAGTGCGTAAATCTGCGGTAGGAACGGGAGATCGTTCTGAACGTATCCGTACGTATAACTTTCCTCAAAACCGGGTGACGGATCACCGAATCGGCCTGACGATCCAGAAGCTCGATCAGATTTTGCAGGGTAAAATGGATGAAGTCATTAATGCGCTCATTATGGAAGAGCAATCCGCTAAAATGGAGTCTATGAATAATGGCGACTCGCTATAA
- the prmC gene encoding peptide chain release factor N(5)-glutamine methyltransferase: MATRYKLYEALQWASSYLEEHDREGHAAELLLRHVTRLSRSAFFAEMREELPDETFKKFQQAVEDHKNGIPVQHIIGYEEFYGRSFEVNGDVLIPRPETEELIYHALNKADRLFENDQSLVAVDIGTGSSAIATTLKLERPSWKVTATDLSQAALKTAKRNADRLGADVAFLQGDLLEPVKDLKIDILLSNPPYIPYDDLKTMSDVVTDHEPHQALFADENGLVLYRKMCEQLPGLMNVPGLIGFEVGAGQGEIVADMLRNAFPQGKTEVIFDINGKDRMVFCELHV, encoded by the coding sequence ATGGCGACTCGCTATAAACTGTATGAGGCCCTTCAATGGGCTTCTTCTTATTTAGAGGAGCATGATCGTGAGGGGCACGCGGCGGAATTGCTGCTCAGACATGTCACACGTCTGAGCCGTTCCGCTTTTTTTGCGGAAATGCGGGAAGAACTCCCGGATGAAACGTTCAAAAAATTTCAGCAGGCGGTTGAGGATCATAAAAATGGGATCCCTGTTCAGCATATTATCGGCTACGAGGAATTTTACGGGCGTTCCTTTGAGGTCAACGGGGATGTGCTCATTCCGAGGCCTGAGACCGAAGAACTGATTTACCATGCGCTGAACAAAGCTGATCGTCTTTTTGAAAATGATCAGTCTCTTGTGGCTGTGGATATCGGCACAGGCAGCAGTGCGATCGCAACGACATTAAAGCTTGAACGTCCATCATGGAAGGTGACGGCAACGGACCTTTCACAAGCGGCGCTGAAGACAGCAAAACGAAATGCAGACAGATTAGGAGCAGATGTAGCGTTTTTGCAGGGAGACTTGTTAGAGCCGGTTAAAGATCTTAAAATAGATATTCTTTTATCAAACCCTCCTTACATCCCCTATGATGACCTGAAGACGATGTCAGATGTCGTAACGGATCACGAACCTCATCAAGCGTTATTTGCGGATGAAAATGGTCTGGTCCTGTACCGTAAAATGTGTGAACAGCTGCCGGGATTAATGAACGTGCCTGGCCTGATCGGATTTGAGGTAGGCGCAGGCCAGGGGGAAATCGTAGCTGACATGCTTCGAAACGCTTTTCCACAGGGGAAAACGGAAGTGATTTTTGATATAAATGGAAAAGATAGAATGGTTTTTTGTGAGCTTCACGTTTAA
- a CDS encoding GNAT family N-acetyltransferase, with translation MAKYSLNIIPYHPSHASETVQMWRDSKERAIHQGERHSFEDQIHFLNHILSRDYTVELAILNNQVAGIIAYNKNEISQLYIHQDHQGKGIGEKLLNRAKNNSSGELSLYTFEINTKAQEFYHKHGFEVIERSSDNEENLPDLLLKWQRETG, from the coding sequence ATGGCGAAATACTCACTTAACATCATTCCCTATCATCCATCCCATGCCAGTGAAACCGTTCAGATGTGGCGAGACAGCAAAGAAAGAGCGATTCATCAGGGGGAACGCCACTCATTTGAGGATCAGATTCATTTTTTGAATCATATCTTGTCCAGGGATTACACAGTAGAGCTTGCTATATTAAACAATCAGGTTGCAGGCATAATTGCTTACAATAAAAATGAAATCAGCCAGCTTTATATTCATCAGGATCATCAGGGAAAAGGGATTGGGGAGAAGCTTCTGAACCGTGCTAAAAACAATTCCTCCGGTGAACTTTCACTTTATACATTTGAAATAAATACCAAGGCGCAGGAATTTTATCATAAACATGGTTTTGAGGTCATCGAGAGAAGTTCTGACAATGAAGAAAACCTTCCTGATTTATTATTAAAATGGCAGAGAGAAACCGGCTGA
- a CDS encoding L-threonylcarbamoyladenylate synthase gives METKRWTVDSGVDEKISYPQIQEAAHFLQRGHVVAFPTETVYGLGADATSDAAVKGIFEAKGRPSDNPLIVHVSSVGELDRLVAEITDVERKLMKAFWPGPLTIIFRKKEGVFSSLVTADLNSVGIRMPNHPVALNLIRLAGKPLAAPSANTSGKPSPTTADHVARDLTGKVAGIVDGGETGVGLESTVIDCTVTPPMILRPGGVSKEEIEQCIGKVDLDPSLKKEDSPRSPGMKYTHYAPTAPMFLVRDSTSMQKQINILRDEGKKVGVLVTRETAEDLSADFVRICGSRHQLDEVARQLYGGIRSFDDTDADVILAETYPPQGIAQAIMNRLEKAAGQKWLD, from the coding sequence ATGGAGACAAAACGATGGACTGTGGATAGTGGTGTGGATGAAAAAATAAGTTATCCACAGATTCAAGAAGCGGCTCATTTTTTACAGCGTGGCCATGTCGTTGCCTTTCCGACTGAAACCGTTTACGGACTTGGAGCAGATGCAACAAGTGATGCAGCTGTAAAGGGAATTTTTGAAGCAAAGGGTCGTCCATCAGATAATCCGCTGATTGTGCACGTATCGTCTGTGGGCGAGCTGGATCGTCTGGTTGCTGAAATTACAGATGTGGAGCGGAAGCTGATGAAAGCTTTCTGGCCTGGGCCTTTAACGATCATTTTTAGAAAAAAAGAAGGCGTGTTTTCCAGTCTGGTGACCGCTGACCTTAACTCTGTCGGCATTCGAATGCCTAATCATCCGGTTGCGCTTAACCTAATCCGTTTAGCCGGGAAGCCGCTTGCTGCGCCAAGTGCCAATACGAGTGGAAAGCCGAGTCCGACGACAGCAGACCATGTTGCCAGAGACTTGACCGGAAAGGTTGCAGGGATCGTGGATGGTGGCGAAACCGGTGTCGGACTGGAATCCACTGTGATAGATTGTACAGTGACACCACCGATGATTCTCCGTCCAGGCGGTGTATCAAAAGAAGAAATCGAGCAATGTATTGGTAAAGTGGATCTGGACCCATCTTTGAAAAAAGAGGATTCGCCACGCTCGCCGGGTATGAAATATACGCATTATGCCCCAACTGCCCCGATGTTTCTTGTCAGAGACTCGACCTCCATGCAAAAGCAGATCAACATACTTCGGGATGAAGGGAAAAAAGTTGGTGTACTCGTCACACGTGAAACGGCTGAGGATCTCTCGGCCGATTTTGTGCGTATTTGTGGCTCGAGGCATCAACTGGATGAGGTGGCCAGACAGCTTTACGGCGGCATCCGCTCATTTGATGATACAGACGCAGACGTGATTTTAGCTGAAACGTACCCTCCTCAGGGGATCGCTCAAGCCATTATGAACCGTCTTGAAAAAGCAGCCGGGCAGAAATGGCTGGATTAA
- the rho gene encoding transcription termination factor Rho, with product MEELKMSSLDNMKLKDLYELAKQYRVSYYSKLTKKELIFAILKSRAEQEGYFFMEGVLEIIQSEGFGFLRPINYSPSSEDIYISASQIRRFDLRNGDKVSGKVRPPKENERYFGLLHVEAVNGEDPETSKERVHFPALTPLYPDRQIKLENQPRQLSTRIMDLVSPVGFGQRGLIVAPPKAGKTMLLKEIANSVTTNHPEAELIVLLIDERPEEVTDIERSVQADVVSSTFDEVPENHIKVAELVLERAMRLVEHKRDVIILMDSITRLARAYNLVIPPSGRTLSGGIDPAAFHRPKRFFGAARNIEEGGSLTILATALVDTGSRMDEVIYEEFKGTGNMELHLDRNLAERRIFPAIDVRRSGTRKEELLVPKDHLDKLWAIRRALSDSHDFGERLIRKIRQTKTNDEFFQNLTDEMKAGSNARNKS from the coding sequence AAGCTGACAAAAAAGGAACTGATTTTTGCCATCCTGAAATCGCGTGCTGAACAGGAAGGCTATTTCTTTATGGAAGGCGTTCTTGAGATCATTCAATCAGAAGGCTTTGGATTCCTCCGCCCGATTAATTACTCTCCAAGCTCAGAGGATATTTATATTTCAGCTTCCCAGATCCGCCGATTTGATCTTCGAAACGGTGATAAGGTGTCAGGAAAAGTGCGTCCTCCAAAAGAAAATGAACGTTACTTCGGACTTCTGCACGTTGAAGCAGTAAACGGTGAAGATCCGGAAACGTCTAAAGAGCGCGTGCATTTCCCTGCACTGACTCCTTTATATCCTGACCGCCAGATTAAGCTTGAAAACCAGCCGCGTCAGCTGTCAACGCGAATCATGGATTTAGTATCACCGGTTGGTTTCGGACAGCGTGGTTTGATCGTTGCGCCGCCAAAAGCAGGGAAAACGATGCTGCTTAAGGAAATCGCAAACTCTGTCACAACGAATCACCCGGAAGCTGAACTGATCGTGCTGCTGATCGATGAGCGTCCGGAAGAAGTAACAGATATCGAACGTTCGGTGCAGGCGGATGTAGTCAGCTCTACATTTGACGAAGTGCCTGAAAACCATATTAAGGTGGCAGAGCTTGTATTAGAGCGTGCGATGCGACTCGTTGAGCATAAGCGTGACGTCATCATCCTGATGGATAGTATCACACGTCTTGCCCGTGCCTATAACCTGGTAATCCCGCCAAGTGGCCGTACACTGTCGGGTGGTATTGACCCTGCGGCCTTCCACCGTCCAAAGCGCTTTTTCGGAGCGGCGCGTAATATCGAAGAAGGCGGCAGCTTAACGATCCTGGCAACAGCACTTGTTGATACAGGATCCCGAATGGATGAAGTCATCTATGAAGAATTTAAAGGAACAGGTAACATGGAGCTGCATCTTGATCGCAACCTTGCAGAACGCCGCATCTTCCCTGCGATTGATGTACGCCGAAGCGGCACGCGTAAAGAAGAGCTGCTTGTACCGAAAGATCATCTGGACAAGCTATGGGCGATCCGCCGCGCGCTTTCTGACTCTCATGATTTCGGCGAGCGCCTCATCCGTAAAATTCGCCAGACGAAGACAAATGATGAGTTTTTCCAAAACCTGACCGACGAAATGAAGGCAGGCAGCAACGCGAGAAATAAATCTTAA
- a CDS encoding stage II sporulation protein R: MLYKTIILVIILSFTVVIKAHASEEDVRLRVIGHSDSIYDQEVKQALFYEVTADLKRRFGNQKLTKIGMTEFLQKEVNVLEEEYRDALYEIGGTDELEVSFEPHTFPDGQTFQTLVVKIGEAEGANWWCALFPDLCGQILLVDEKKSEEESACESDLSPEKSLSNKDIKVESFILNWVSGTWNRLTEK, encoded by the coding sequence ATGCTTTATAAAACCATTATTCTTGTAATCATTTTATCTTTTACAGTCGTGATTAAGGCACATGCTTCCGAAGAAGATGTACGTCTTCGTGTGATTGGACATAGCGACTCCATATATGATCAGGAAGTCAAGCAGGCCCTTTTTTACGAGGTGACAGCTGATTTAAAGCGGCGATTTGGAAATCAGAAGCTTACTAAAATAGGGATGACCGAATTCCTCCAGAAGGAAGTCAATGTTCTTGAGGAGGAGTACCGGGATGCATTATATGAAATAGGTGGAACGGATGAATTGGAAGTTTCGTTTGAGCCGCACACTTTCCCGGATGGTCAGACGTTTCAGACGCTGGTCGTGAAAATTGGTGAGGCTGAAGGTGCGAACTGGTGGTGTGCGCTGTTTCCTGATCTGTGCGGACAAATCCTGCTTGTGGATGAAAAGAAATCGGAGGAAGAGAGTGCGTGTGAATCGGACTTATCCCCAGAAAAAAGTCTGTCGAATAAAGATATTAAGGTGGAATCATTTATCCTCAATTGGGTGTCCGGGACATGGAACCGCTTAACTGAAAAGTAG
- a CDS encoding thymidine kinase, protein MYVMKQTGWVEVICGSMFSGKSEELIRRVRRAQFARQHILVFKPKLDDRYSEEAIVSHNGASVIALPVEHSSEILDQVTEEADLIAIDEVQFFDEGIIEVVTTLADKGFRVVTAGLDQDFRGEPFGPMPHLMALAEQVTKLQAVCAVCGSPASRTQRLIEGRPAGYDDPIILVGASEAYEPRCRHHHEVPTGVTVGEE, encoded by the coding sequence GTGTATGTAATGAAACAGACGGGATGGGTGGAAGTGATTTGCGGAAGTATGTTTTCCGGAAAATCAGAAGAGTTAATCCGGAGAGTCAGACGAGCGCAATTTGCCCGTCAGCATATTCTTGTATTTAAACCGAAACTCGATGACCGTTACAGTGAAGAAGCAATTGTTTCCCACAACGGGGCATCCGTTATTGCACTGCCGGTTGAACACTCAAGTGAAATCCTTGACCAGGTCACAGAGGAAGCAGATTTAATTGCCATTGATGAAGTGCAGTTTTTTGATGAAGGCATTATCGAAGTGGTTACAACCCTTGCAGATAAAGGATTCCGTGTCGTAACAGCGGGACTTGATCAGGATTTCAGAGGTGAGCCGTTTGGTCCGATGCCTCATCTGATGGCTTTGGCGGAACAGGTCACGAAGCTTCAGGCTGTTTGTGCAGTATGCGGTTCACCGGCAAGCCGAACACAGCGCCTGATCGAAGGCCGCCCGGCAGGCTATGATGACCCGATCATTTTAGTCGGCGCATCCGAAGCCTACGAACCACGCTGCCGCCACCACCACGAAGTACCAACTGGTGTAACGGTTGGTGAAGAGTGA
- the rpmE gene encoding 50S ribosomal protein L31, with protein MKAEIHPNYKVAKVTCTCGNEFETGSVKEDIRVEVCSECHPFYTGRQKFAAADGRVDRFNKKYGLK; from the coding sequence ATGAAAGCTGAAATTCATCCAAATTACAAAGTCGCAAAGGTTACTTGTACTTGCGGTAATGAATTTGAAACAGGTTCTGTAAAGGAAGACATTCGCGTAGAGGTTTGCTCTGAGTGTCACCCATTCTACACAGGACGTCAGAAGTTCGCTGCTGCGGACGGTCGTGTTGATCGCTTCAACAAGAAATACGGCCTTAAGTAA